A genomic window from Glycine soja cultivar W05 chromosome 10, ASM419377v2, whole genome shotgun sequence includes:
- the LOC114371070 gene encoding protein VASCULAR ASSOCIATED DEATH 1, chloroplastic-like isoform X3: MYLFVNFICFYSNIFGYETKKIIPFPEVTSVRRAKTAGLFPNAIEILAGNKKYFFASFLSRDEAFRIINEGWSRQGNGAIAIMEQKESMSESSSQENGFVAVENVKSSDITDNGSLSTDLSKDTTLTSIVGDDPVSTADSEKQCNVKQVAEPELNNDAPSAASVSWKWNEEDIDAPSILEAYTCVADSVFPMKVEDFFRYLFSDDALNFLESFRQKCGDKDFRCSPWHPQEKFGYARELSFQHPIKIYLGAKFGGCHEVQKFRVYRNSHLVIETSQEVSDVPYADYFRVEGLWSVERDKDESKECCTLRVYVNVAFSKKTIWKGKIIQSTIEECRDAYATWINMAHEMLKQKNLEKQAQNGEINLDREVKTRESSEGSPEQSNPTKILATSNAFDAATHNVGSHLQGNFIEPSSVSLFKEFMTKFRSSLRSHSNLSLLLITIVALIFFIQQFSILVLLARPQHIHMNTPVDIMNRMNNEVTRSPSDIAWLEKRIHHLKDEMYMVESRLERMRYEHLLLKKQLKDLEH; this comes from the exons ATGTACCTCTTTGTCAACTTCATTTGTTTCTACTCAAACATATTTGGATATGAGACAAAG AAAATAATCCCATTCCCTGAAGTCACGAGTGTAAGGAGGGCAAAGACGGCTGGGCTCTTTCCCAATGCCATTGAGATTCTTGCTGGAAACAAGAAG TACTTCTTTGCATCCTTCCTATCCCGTGATGAAGCTTTCAGGATTATTAATGAGGGATGGTCGCGACAGGGCAATGGAGCCATAGCAATTATGGAACAGAAG GAATCAATGTCTGAGTCCAGCAGCCAAGAGAATGGATTTGTAGCTGTTGAAAATGTCAAAAGTTCTGATATAACTGACAACGGATCACTTTCTACTGATCT GAGCAAAGATACGACGCTTACATCCATTGTTGGGGATGATCCTGTATCGACGGCAGATTCAGAGAAGCAATGCAATGTAAAACAGGTTGCTGAACCTGAACTGAATAATGATGCCCCAAGTGCTGCAAGTGTGAGTTGGAAGTGGAACGAGGAGGATATTGATGCCCCATCAA TTCTTGAAGCATATACATGTGTTGCAGATTCAGTGTTTCCG ATGAAGGTTGAAGACTTCTTTAGGTACTTATTCTCAGATGATGCTCTAaattttcttgagtcttttcgCCAAAAGTGTGGTGATAAAG aCTTTAGGTGTTCTCCGTGGCATCCTCAAGAGAAATTTGGGTATGCTCGTGAACTGTCATTTCAACATccaataaaaatttatcttg GAGCGAAATTTGGTGGCTGCCATGAGGTCCAGAAATTTCGTGTTTATAGGAACAG TCATTTGGTTATCGAGACGTCGCAAGAAGTCAGTGATGTACCTTATGCAGATTATTTCCGGGTTGAG GGACTGTGGAGTGtagagagagacaaggatgaaTCAAAAGAATGCTGCACTTTGCGGGTATATGTGAATGTggcattttctaaaaaaactatttgGAAAG GCAAAATAATACAATCAACAATTGAAGAATGTCGAGATGCTTATGCGACATGGATAAACATG GCACATGAAATGTTGAAGCAGAAGAACCTTGAAAAACAAG CTCAAAATGGTGAAATCAATTTAGATAGAGAAGTGAAGACTAGAGAATCTTCAGAAGGGTCACCGGAGCAAAGTAACCCTACAAAGATACTAGCTACATCCAATGCCTTTGATGCTGCTACCCACAATGTCGGCTCTCACTTGCAGGGAAATTTCATCGAACCATCATCTGTTTCACTGTTTAAAGAGTTTATGACGAAGTTCAGATCATCTTTGAGAAGTCATAGCAATCTTTCTCTGCTCCTTATTACTATTGTCGCTCTGATTTTCTTCATTCAG CAGTTTAGCATACTTGTGTTATTGGCCAGACCTCAACACATACATATGAACACTCCTGTAGACATCATGAACAGGATGAACAATGAGGTCACTAGAAGTCCTTCAGACATAGCGTGGCTGGAGAAAAGAATTCATCACCTCAAAGATGAAATGTACATGGTTGAGAGTAGGCTTGAAAGGATGCGGTATGaacatttacttttaaaaaagcaATTAAAGGACCTAGAACACTAG
- the LOC114371070 gene encoding protein VASCULAR ASSOCIATED DEATH 1, chloroplastic-like isoform X2 — MASTVVAAAARSDVPPRQPVVDPSPSSSPDNAANRSDSFSSSPNHFSDAEIQLQTPDVLKSEEYRQLFRLPQEEVLIEDFNCALQENLLIQGHMYLFVNFICFYSNIFGYETKKIIPFPEVTSVRRAKTAGLFPNAIEILAGNKKYFFASFLSRDEAFRIINEGWSRQGNGAIAIMEQKESMSESSSQENGFVAVENVKSSDITDNGSLSTDLSKDTTLTSIVGDDPVSTADSEKQCNVKQVAEPELNNDAPSAASVSWKWNEEDIDAPSILEAYTCVADSVFPMKVEDFFRYLFSDDALNFLESFRQKCGDKDFRCSPWHPQEKFGYARELSFQHPIKIYLGAKFGGCHEVQKFRVYRNSHLVIETSQEVSDVPYADYFRVEGLWSVERDKDESKECCTLRVYVNVAFSKKTIWKGKIIQSTIEECRDAYATWINMAHEMLKQKNLEKQAQNGEINLDREVKTRESSEGSPEQSNPTKILATSNAFDAATHNVGSHLQGNFIEPSSVSLFKEFMTKFRSSLRSHSNLSLLLITIVALIFFIQFSILVLLARPQHIHMNTPVDIMNRMNNEVTRSPSDIAWLEKRIHHLKDEMYMVESRLERMRYEHLLLKKQLKDLEH; from the exons ATGGCTTCCACGGTTGTTGCCGCCGCTGCCAGGAGTGACGTGCCGCCGCGGCAGCCGGTGGTGGATCCTTCGCCGTCGTCGTCCCCCGACAACGCCGCTAATCGGAGCGATTCCTTCAGTTCCTCGCCCAACCACTTCTCCGATGCTGAAATTCAG ttaCAAACTCCAGACGTATTGAAGAGTGAAGAGTATCGACAATTGTTCCGTCTTCCACAGGAGGAA GTCCTTATTGAAGATTTTAATTGTGCCCTCCAGGAAAACCTACTTATTCAG GGTCATATGTACCTCTTTGTCAACTTCATTTGTTTCTACTCAAACATATTTGGATATGAGACAAAG AAAATAATCCCATTCCCTGAAGTCACGAGTGTAAGGAGGGCAAAGACGGCTGGGCTCTTTCCCAATGCCATTGAGATTCTTGCTGGAAACAAGAAG TACTTCTTTGCATCCTTCCTATCCCGTGATGAAGCTTTCAGGATTATTAATGAGGGATGGTCGCGACAGGGCAATGGAGCCATAGCAATTATGGAACAGAAG GAATCAATGTCTGAGTCCAGCAGCCAAGAGAATGGATTTGTAGCTGTTGAAAATGTCAAAAGTTCTGATATAACTGACAACGGATCACTTTCTACTGATCT GAGCAAAGATACGACGCTTACATCCATTGTTGGGGATGATCCTGTATCGACGGCAGATTCAGAGAAGCAATGCAATGTAAAACAGGTTGCTGAACCTGAACTGAATAATGATGCCCCAAGTGCTGCAAGTGTGAGTTGGAAGTGGAACGAGGAGGATATTGATGCCCCATCAA TTCTTGAAGCATATACATGTGTTGCAGATTCAGTGTTTCCG ATGAAGGTTGAAGACTTCTTTAGGTACTTATTCTCAGATGATGCTCTAaattttcttgagtcttttcgCCAAAAGTGTGGTGATAAAG aCTTTAGGTGTTCTCCGTGGCATCCTCAAGAGAAATTTGGGTATGCTCGTGAACTGTCATTTCAACATccaataaaaatttatcttg GAGCGAAATTTGGTGGCTGCCATGAGGTCCAGAAATTTCGTGTTTATAGGAACAG TCATTTGGTTATCGAGACGTCGCAAGAAGTCAGTGATGTACCTTATGCAGATTATTTCCGGGTTGAG GGACTGTGGAGTGtagagagagacaaggatgaaTCAAAAGAATGCTGCACTTTGCGGGTATATGTGAATGTggcattttctaaaaaaactatttgGAAAG GCAAAATAATACAATCAACAATTGAAGAATGTCGAGATGCTTATGCGACATGGATAAACATG GCACATGAAATGTTGAAGCAGAAGAACCTTGAAAAACAAG CTCAAAATGGTGAAATCAATTTAGATAGAGAAGTGAAGACTAGAGAATCTTCAGAAGGGTCACCGGAGCAAAGTAACCCTACAAAGATACTAGCTACATCCAATGCCTTTGATGCTGCTACCCACAATGTCGGCTCTCACTTGCAGGGAAATTTCATCGAACCATCATCTGTTTCACTGTTTAAAGAGTTTATGACGAAGTTCAGATCATCTTTGAGAAGTCATAGCAATCTTTCTCTGCTCCTTATTACTATTGTCGCTCTGATTTTCTTCATTCAG TTTAGCATACTTGTGTTATTGGCCAGACCTCAACACATACATATGAACACTCCTGTAGACATCATGAACAGGATGAACAATGAGGTCACTAGAAGTCCTTCAGACATAGCGTGGCTGGAGAAAAGAATTCATCACCTCAAAGATGAAATGTACATGGTTGAGAGTAGGCTTGAAAGGATGCGGTATGaacatttacttttaaaaaagcaATTAAAGGACCTAGAACACTAG
- the LOC114371070 gene encoding protein VASCULAR ASSOCIATED DEATH 1, chloroplastic-like isoform X1, whose amino-acid sequence MASTVVAAAARSDVPPRQPVVDPSPSSSPDNAANRSDSFSSSPNHFSDAEIQLQTPDVLKSEEYRQLFRLPQEEVLIEDFNCALQENLLIQGHMYLFVNFICFYSNIFGYETKKIIPFPEVTSVRRAKTAGLFPNAIEILAGNKKYFFASFLSRDEAFRIINEGWSRQGNGAIAIMEQKESMSESSSQENGFVAVENVKSSDITDNGSLSTDLSKDTTLTSIVGDDPVSTADSEKQCNVKQVAEPELNNDAPSAASVSWKWNEEDIDAPSILEAYTCVADSVFPMKVEDFFRYLFSDDALNFLESFRQKCGDKDFRCSPWHPQEKFGYARELSFQHPIKIYLGAKFGGCHEVQKFRVYRNSHLVIETSQEVSDVPYADYFRVEGLWSVERDKDESKECCTLRVYVNVAFSKKTIWKGKIIQSTIEECRDAYATWINMAHEMLKQKNLEKQAQNGEINLDREVKTRESSEGSPEQSNPTKILATSNAFDAATHNVGSHLQGNFIEPSSVSLFKEFMTKFRSSLRSHSNLSLLLITIVALIFFIQQFSILVLLARPQHIHMNTPVDIMNRMNNEVTRSPSDIAWLEKRIHHLKDEMYMVESRLERMRYEHLLLKKQLKDLEH is encoded by the exons ATGGCTTCCACGGTTGTTGCCGCCGCTGCCAGGAGTGACGTGCCGCCGCGGCAGCCGGTGGTGGATCCTTCGCCGTCGTCGTCCCCCGACAACGCCGCTAATCGGAGCGATTCCTTCAGTTCCTCGCCCAACCACTTCTCCGATGCTGAAATTCAG ttaCAAACTCCAGACGTATTGAAGAGTGAAGAGTATCGACAATTGTTCCGTCTTCCACAGGAGGAA GTCCTTATTGAAGATTTTAATTGTGCCCTCCAGGAAAACCTACTTATTCAG GGTCATATGTACCTCTTTGTCAACTTCATTTGTTTCTACTCAAACATATTTGGATATGAGACAAAG AAAATAATCCCATTCCCTGAAGTCACGAGTGTAAGGAGGGCAAAGACGGCTGGGCTCTTTCCCAATGCCATTGAGATTCTTGCTGGAAACAAGAAG TACTTCTTTGCATCCTTCCTATCCCGTGATGAAGCTTTCAGGATTATTAATGAGGGATGGTCGCGACAGGGCAATGGAGCCATAGCAATTATGGAACAGAAG GAATCAATGTCTGAGTCCAGCAGCCAAGAGAATGGATTTGTAGCTGTTGAAAATGTCAAAAGTTCTGATATAACTGACAACGGATCACTTTCTACTGATCT GAGCAAAGATACGACGCTTACATCCATTGTTGGGGATGATCCTGTATCGACGGCAGATTCAGAGAAGCAATGCAATGTAAAACAGGTTGCTGAACCTGAACTGAATAATGATGCCCCAAGTGCTGCAAGTGTGAGTTGGAAGTGGAACGAGGAGGATATTGATGCCCCATCAA TTCTTGAAGCATATACATGTGTTGCAGATTCAGTGTTTCCG ATGAAGGTTGAAGACTTCTTTAGGTACTTATTCTCAGATGATGCTCTAaattttcttgagtcttttcgCCAAAAGTGTGGTGATAAAG aCTTTAGGTGTTCTCCGTGGCATCCTCAAGAGAAATTTGGGTATGCTCGTGAACTGTCATTTCAACATccaataaaaatttatcttg GAGCGAAATTTGGTGGCTGCCATGAGGTCCAGAAATTTCGTGTTTATAGGAACAG TCATTTGGTTATCGAGACGTCGCAAGAAGTCAGTGATGTACCTTATGCAGATTATTTCCGGGTTGAG GGACTGTGGAGTGtagagagagacaaggatgaaTCAAAAGAATGCTGCACTTTGCGGGTATATGTGAATGTggcattttctaaaaaaactatttgGAAAG GCAAAATAATACAATCAACAATTGAAGAATGTCGAGATGCTTATGCGACATGGATAAACATG GCACATGAAATGTTGAAGCAGAAGAACCTTGAAAAACAAG CTCAAAATGGTGAAATCAATTTAGATAGAGAAGTGAAGACTAGAGAATCTTCAGAAGGGTCACCGGAGCAAAGTAACCCTACAAAGATACTAGCTACATCCAATGCCTTTGATGCTGCTACCCACAATGTCGGCTCTCACTTGCAGGGAAATTTCATCGAACCATCATCTGTTTCACTGTTTAAAGAGTTTATGACGAAGTTCAGATCATCTTTGAGAAGTCATAGCAATCTTTCTCTGCTCCTTATTACTATTGTCGCTCTGATTTTCTTCATTCAG CAGTTTAGCATACTTGTGTTATTGGCCAGACCTCAACACATACATATGAACACTCCTGTAGACATCATGAACAGGATGAACAATGAGGTCACTAGAAGTCCTTCAGACATAGCGTGGCTGGAGAAAAGAATTCATCACCTCAAAGATGAAATGTACATGGTTGAGAGTAGGCTTGAAAGGATGCGGTATGaacatttacttttaaaaaagcaATTAAAGGACCTAGAACACTAG